Below is a window of Musa acuminata AAA Group cultivar baxijiao chromosome BXJ3-11, Cavendish_Baxijiao_AAA, whole genome shotgun sequence DNA.
TGTCACGGTGCTTTCGAATACGATTAGTTGCTTTAAGGCAGTGTCTATTCCTTTTAAGTGGATTTTTCTTATTCTAATTCAAGCTAGTGTTTATAATCTTGATGACCATCACTTAACAGGCAGCATAGAAGCCTGGAATTGTCACTTTGTGAAGATGGATTTTTAGCCTTCTATAACATTGTTacaaacatacacacacacacacacacactagagAAGCATGTCCTTTGTTGTCTTTCTGATGTCATAAAAATTCTGCTCTAAGCAACTGTTTTCCCGAATTTTCTGGTCTCTGGTCATATCAGTTGTTCCTTTGAACATTGTAGTATTCTGTATATCAGTATTGCAGATTCTTTTTCTGTCTTTGAATCATGTAGAGGCTTATTTTGCATCATGGGTGGTGTAGATTGTACTCTTAAAATTCTGGTCTTTGGCCATACCAGTTGAGTGCCTTCCGACACAACAGTACTCTGTATATCGATATATGCATATTTCTTTCACTGTGTTGGTATCTTTGATAGGCTTATTTTGCATCTAGTGGTGTAGGTTATAATCTTGTAATGAATTTAAACCTGAATAAAGTGGTCTAAAAGAACCTCGGTGGTAATGAATTCCAACTCGGTTACTAGTGCCAAAGAAATGCCAAATACATTGGTTTTTATTCAGACCAGGCATATCCCGTCTAGTTCTAATTGCATAATCTTCATGATTTCCTGACAATGATTATGATCTTTTAACAGGATGAGACAGGAGTCTACAAGAACCTCCTACAGGAAATTGCCCAGAGAGCTGGGGAACCATTGCCATCATATACAACAGTTCGTTCTGGACTTGGACACCTACCTGTCTTTGCATGCACGGTGGAACTAGCTGGGATCACATTTACTGGTGAACCAGCTAAGAACAAGAAGCAGGCAGAAAAAAATGCTGCTTTAGCAGCATGGTTATCATTGAAACAATGTGAGTGCTATCCTTGTTCGACGCATTATTGCTGCCATGTTACTTGGTTGAACTCCATGTATGATCTGTCCTTCCGTCTTTCTGCTTTCTTTGCTTCATACAACAATGAGTATTTGCTGTTGCATTGTTTCTCAATTAAATGCTTCATAGGGTTAGATCCTTCTCCTTTAGGGATCTGAAAACTTAAAacccaaaaacttgaagaacatgaTGAGCACTATATTGAAGTCACCACTACTATGATGATTTTCCAAACTAGAGGATTTGTGATTACTCTTACATCACAATACTTATCATCTTGTGATCAAGACTTTGTATAATTTAAATGATTGGAAGGTGAAGGATTTTGTTGAGTACTTGAAAAAGAAAGGGTTAAAATGAACTCTATTCTGAAAGCTCCtggtctgtttttttttttctttttctgatggTGTTCCATCAGAGTTTAGAGAAGGGTTAAAACACTTCCTTGCAGGCTTATGAATAGGTTCCAAGTCCATCCATTTCGATATATTATCTTTCGATAAGTTCCTTGGCTTCATAATGGTTTAGTGCATTTTGGTTCGTGAATCTTTGGAACTGTCCACAACTAGATCCAGCTGCAGTTGAATTTCAGTAGCACATCCTGGAATTGATCGTGTCAAATTTGTCAACATCATTGAGCTTTTGCATGTTTAAAGTTATCAGTAGCTAATGTCTCTGATACTATCATCATGGCAATACAGTGGCAAAGAAAGCAGCAAGCTCGTCAATCGAACATGAGAACAACGATGAGCAGGAGCAGATCACCATAGCCCGAGTTCTCCTCCACTACCGCCTGAAAGAAAAGATGGCCATGGTAAACAACCCCCATGGAACTCCTTTCCCAAAGAAGTTCCCAATTCAACTAGAAAAAAGACCAGCTTCATCGCAGCCTTCTCCATCTGTATCAAAGATCCTTCCTTTCATACGGCAAAAATCTGCTCCAAGAGTCCGTCCTACCTCCTCTGGAATAAATGATGCAACTCGTGCGCCATCCTACCAGCAAGGAGAAAACCAGAGTGTCTGGCCCCAGAAGTTCCCCACTGCTGGAGCAGCACCATACTTCCCAGTTAGGCACTTCAGCAGGCCTTGCCAAGGCATTGCACCTCCTGTGACAATAAGGACAGCGGTGCCAGTATTTTCAGCCCCACCACTTCCGCCAGCAGCTGCACAGGTGAGCCAGCTTCCTCCTGTTACCGGTCAAACACCAATCCGCGTGGCATCGCCAGTCCGCATTAGACAATCTGTGCCAGTCTTTGCCGCTCCACGACCAGTCCCACCTGTGAATTCGGTGATTCCAGCTCAGGTAAAGGAACCATTGTCGGTTGTGGCATCCTCTCCAATCCCCAAAAAACCTGCACCGGTTAGTGCATCAGCCATTCCTGTTCAGTTAAACCAACCAGTGCCAGTTGCTGCAACATCACCGTTGATGAAGGAACCATTGCCGGTCGTTGCACCAGCTGTATCAGTTCAGATAAAGGAACAACCATTACCCTCAGTTAAGACACTGGAACCTTCAATCAAGCTCATGGCCTGCCCTCCAATGTTGCCTTTGATTGGGTTGATGGACACTGTAGATGGTGATGATGCAAAGGATCTGGAGGAGTCTGAATGTACAGCAATGGAGAGCTTGAAACGACTAGAGATCTGATGATGCCTGAGGTTGAAAGATCTTTCGGGATGTTCACATCCTTTTTTGTCACGTCTTGCTTCTGGGATTGTGAATTTTTGCTTTGCCTTTCTTTTAACTCTTTCTAGTGTCTTGTAAAGGATACACTGTGCTAGGATTTCGGCCAAAATCTCCAACTTTAAGCCATTTCACTTGAAGGTGCGCAATGCATAGATCTTTCGTTGGTAGGCAGCGAAGCTAGGAGAGATGCTTATAGTTTGTCTAAAAGTTCATAATCGTCCTTTAGCAGCTGGAATTCATGTGATCTTTATGGCTTGGTCTATAACAAGTTTTCTCTGTTGTTCTTAGCTCTCCATGAAGCATGGTGGAGGATGAGTGAGAGAATGGACAGACTGCATAAAAGCGCTGTAGTCATATGGTACCTGCAATTGCACTTCCTGTCTTGCTTTTCTGGAATGGATGATTTGGCATGCTAGAGGTGCGAGCAGTCGAGCAGGAACAAAGATGGTGAGAACAGGTAAtggtgcctcctcttcctcttcctcactTTTGCTGAGAAAGGAATGtctaaatttaataaataaaatttatgatgcatgcTATTTAAGAAAGCATATTAAAAGTTGTTTGAAATCTTAAAATTAAGTACATACTTGTAGATGATTACAGCTAATTCGTATATACATTTATTAATATCATAAAATTGAAAATAGTAAATATATATTTGTGATTTTTAATGATGGAtataattgaattttttttacacaaaaataattattttaaaatttttttgccaAGGTTTGTAaataagttcaaaataaaaagtgtGTTATGATTTCATATCTTTGACCCGATAATAgtgatgaatttaaaatttttaaattttaaattataattatagatacgatcataatttttacattccaagaaaatcacaataaaatagaattATTGAGAAAAGGAATAATAACTTACTAAGATATGTTTAAGATTATTCTCAATAAGCATAGCTTACTTAAAGTCGTTAACATGtattgctatgttatgaatatgaTTCATCTCATTTATctaaaacttcttatgagttatgaaacaataaatgacataattttttaaattttaaattgttttattataaatattttattttgaataacaAGAATGTATGGAAAGAAGTGTAATGTTAAAGACATTTTTCTTAGACACCTttttatttctaaagcttatATAGTTTTGAACAAAAGATATTTAGTTTTTGaagaatgtattcatattattattttataaatttcttcaaactaaaaaaattaattttgatgatatttgttttgaatttaaaaaaattaaatttaattgatGATTCTACTCTTTAAAGTAACTTAGATATATCTACTTGCAAAGAAATCTCACCCGACAAATGAAAATTTATGAATGCACATCTTAAAAAGATGATTATTTGGATATACTAAAAGATGTACgaacttgttctttctttaaaattttatataaatatttttttttatcttagattAAGCATAAATATATTGATAATGCTCTTAAAGGTGATTAATGAGTCTTGATAATACATGAAGAATGAAATCAATTATCTTCGTAAGGTTGGTATCAATATATTGACACTCAATTATCTTCGTAGGATTGGTATCAAAAAATGAAGTATTCAAACAAAAAACATTCttaatatctcaagtctaaggatcagatacataaCTAGGACTACGATATCACTATCTATCTATGAGGtatcatataggacatctttgatGTCTCAAATCGAAGGACCAAACGCACAACTGAAACTACAGAATTAGAATTAGTGtctaatgataagatatcattaATCAACGTGAATTATTTTCTAATAGGCAGTTGCACTAGTACGTTGAAAAACCTCCTTGTTGATGAGATGAGAATAAAATACTCGATGACAGTGCTGGACCTTTGATACTCCTCGATAACAATCGAACAAGGAAAAAAGGTCATAGATGGAACCACGTTAGACCATCATCGGTCATGTTCATTGAGAAGGCCTTTTGGACCCTTTTTACAGTCATCTCCCACCAATCCATCAATCTACATGATTAGATTGGATATTCATGCCTCCGTGACAAAATGTAGCACAAATGCTTCACACATCATATCATCTCGAATCAGCATTTGGGAGAAATCAAGCACCTCCTGTTGCACGTTGAGCAAAGTGTTACCAGTAACAAAAAGAATTAGCAACTTAGATTGTAAAAACATCCTTAACTTTTGAATTAGCAAAGTGTCTACTCTGACAATATGTCTTTATTAGCTTTTGAATTTCTTTTTTAACGAGATAGCATACACCATCCAAAACCTACTAAGCCAACACCATGCACCTACAGGTAGTGCACTCACTACCCTTGGAAGGTGTTGATAACAGAAGAGGGTTCATTATTGCTGCACAAACTTGTCCAGTGCCAAGGTGTCCAGAGCAAAGAACTCCTTAACAGCGGCTAAAACTGCAAGCCCCAACTTCACAGCATCCTCATTGCTAGGTGCCTAGAAGAAGCACATCACAGTGGTGAAAACATATTAAGCTCACTCGTTGCATTATTAACAATGATAGCGATACAGTTACTGACCTCAATGTTGAGAGGAAGAACTGGATCATGAAGTGACAGTCTTAACAGGAACCATCCACCATATCCTGAGACTCTAACCTGCACAGTAAGAATGAACGAAGCATTAGTATGATTGCACATAATTTCAAAACTCTAACAACTGATTTACTGTAGCAACAATCAGCACTGAGGTACAGCATTAGCATTTAGATATATCCATAGTTCTATATAATTGAGATGTCAGAGTGTAGGCAACCAACAAAAGTCCAAAGGATCATATGCTTAATGACTGCAACTAACCTAACCAATCATCTAAATGATAAACTCCTGGGTAGAAAAGTGCTTCAATTGCCTAAAATTCGGACCTTCTTGTAACTTAAACATGTCTTTTAAGTTAATCAGTCATCAGTATATGTTTCTCAAGGGACAAGTCTTGTAACACGCTTGAAGTTGCATGTAACTTTGTGTGTTTCTTAACACAAGTAACCTAATTGTACACTATAGAATTAGCAAACGTGCAACGAGAAGCCTACGATGAAATTTCATAAGATTAGGAAAACCAATAAGAAATTTGATGAGATAACCAACAAGTATTGCTGTTGATGTCAACATGTGGAATCATGTGATTAAATAAGCAAAGACAAAAGGATCTCATGACAAATCACATTTAGCAAGTCATCCATATGATATCTTCAAATTAGTTTCCAGTGAAGATAGTAGATTACTCCTTCATAATTGATGGGTGCTTTCTTCAAGTTTGCATCTGAAGTCACTTTGTTCTCCAAATGTTTCAACACAGCTTCTCCATAATCACGGAAAGATCTGGAATCAACACCAACAACAGAGGAAAATTAAGTTTACACAATATGATACATCTACATCATACATCAAATCAGAAATTAACAATTGGCTCAGAGAAATTCTTTTCTGAAAGAAAATAGCCTACAGGTTTTCCATTATCTTAGAGAGAACTCTTAAATGAACAAAAAGGAATGTCCTCCTTGCTTTCGAGAAATTTTAAGTACAATACCTTAATCTAAGCATCAGTGTATTTACTGAGCTTTATCTTGTTACGCTTTTGAGAAAATTAAGTACAGCACCTTATGTCTGCCTTGGTTTTAAGAAAATTTAAGTACAACACCATAACCTAAGCATCAATAAGCTTTATCTTGTTAGGCTTGTCCATTTTACAACTTGAGATACAAAACATAAAAAACAAAAGTAACATCCTTTCTGAAGCATTATCATGTTAAGATAATTCATTTTTAAAATTGAACAGTAAAATACCAAGGTAATGCTCTTGCATATTCTTGGCACtaaaacaacaaaacaaataatAAGCActgggaagaaatatgcaatctaTGTTTAAGGCACAAACTAAAGCACTTTAAGTTACTTTTAATGATAgccgaaagaaaagaaataaaaacagaAAAAAAGGGACAAACAGAATTTGATATACCCTCC
It encodes the following:
- the LOC103970066 gene encoding double-stranded RNA-binding protein 6, with product MYKNQLQELAQRSCFNLPSYTCIREGPDHAPRFKAAVNFNGELYESPSFCTTLRQAEHSSAEVALNALSQRGPSHSLAARILDETGVYKNLLQEIAQRAGEPLPSYTTVRSGLGHLPVFACTVELAGITFTGEPAKNKKQAEKNAALAAWLSLKQLAKKAASSSIEHENNDEQEQITIARVLLHYRLKEKMAMVNNPHGTPFPKKFPIQLEKRPASSQPSPSVSKILPFIRQKSAPRVRPTSSGINDATRAPSYQQGENQSVWPQKFPTAGAAPYFPVRHFSRPCQGIAPPVTIRTAVPVFSAPPLPPAAAQVSQLPPVTGQTPIRVASPVRIRQSVPVFAAPRPVPPVNSVIPAQVKEPLSVVASSPIPKKPAPVSASAIPVQLNQPVPVAATSPLMKEPLPVVAPAVSVQIKEQPLPSVKTLEPSIKLMACPPMLPLIGLMDTVDGDDAKDLEESECTAMESLKRLEI